The Pan troglodytes isolate AG18354 chromosome 19, NHGRI_mPanTro3-v2.0_pri, whole genome shotgun sequence region GATGTCGCGTTCCCGAGAGTTAAACCCCACAGGCCGGGAAGGGGTGGGAAGAGAGGATTGACCCCCTTCTTGCCCACGAGTGACGCTATTTCAGGAGAAAGCGGGTTCTCCTTGGCACGCAAACGATAAATACACCCAAAACGACCGAGACCAGCGCTCCTGGGAGAAGGCAGCAGGGTTGGTTTCGTGTTTGCCTGGGGAGGGACGGGGGAAATACCAAGTCGTGCAAGTTGATTCACCTGAAGAGGACATGACACGGTCTCGGGCCGTCCCGACTAGTGAGCGCCGCGCTCGTCAGCACTCTCAACTCCCCTTTCACACACGCGCTGCAGGAGGGTAATCTGCCCTCAGTGCTCATCTTCCCATGGGGGAAGATGGGGGCGGTAGTGGGTCAGTACCTGAAAGCATCAAGGGGAGAAGGAAAGACCGCGGTTTCGCCGAAATGAGCTCAAGGCAAAAGCCTAGAGGCAGGGGGCTGGTTAGTGTGACCAGCTAGGCTCTTTACCGGAAGTGAGGTTAATTCCAGGTTCTCCCGGGCTCCTGCTCTGCGGGAGCTCTAGAAAAACTCAGtattcggccaggcgcggtggctcacgcctgtaattccagcactttggggaggccgaggcgggcggatcacctgaggtcaggagtttgagaccaacctggccaacatggtaaaacctcgtctctactaaaaatacaaaaattagttgggcatggtggcgcgcgcttgtaatcccagctactcgggaggctgaggcaggagaatcgcttgaatctgggaggcggaggttgcagtgagccgagatcgtgccattgcactccagcctgggcgatagagtgagcctccatctcaaaaaaaaaaaaaaaaagaaaacctcagtaTTCAGGAGGAGGATGGTCACTAACCTGAAGGTTAGCGTCCCTGTATCAGAGTGGGCAAGGGGTGTGAGGAAAGGGGCGTTTTATCTTCTGCCCCTGTCCTGGCTCTCGCAAGGGTATCCAAACCCACCCACGTGGAATGACTGCTGGAAGGGCGCTGGCTCTGGCCGGTGTCGGCCGGCGGACAGAGCAGCTCTGTGAGCCAAGGGGAGGGGCGGGAAAGCCGCTCACCCAGGACACCCGTGTTCTCACCTAGAAACCGACTGGGCTTTGGTTGACTTAAGAGTCCCACAGGGGTTAATGTGTAACCTTGGAGCCATAGGGAAGGAAAACACTCAAACGGCTTGGTCCCTGGGTCCTTGCGCCTCAGGTTTTCGGCTTCTTCCTCCCGCCCGCAGCACCTTTCCCCTCCCCCGCTTCTTCCCGCCCCTCCTCTATTACcaccctcttctccctccccgCTCTCATCTCCGCTTAACTTCCCTCGCTGGCTCTCAGCTGCTCCTCCTTTCGCCCAGAGTTTATACCTAAACTCTCCCCGAAAGCAGCTGCCTCGCTCGGAGGCGGGAGGGGGAGCCCGCGCCACAGTGAGGGCAGGCTGACACCTAGTGACTAGGAGCCGCAACTGCTGCAAGCTACCGGCTTGGAGAGCGCGGGTCACTCCAGCTGTCCCGGCAAATCGGAGGTCTTGCTTGCCCAGCCTCCGGGGAGCCGGGCCGAGGGCCGGGACTGTCTGAGGGAGGACTGTGACAGTCGCCCGGCCCCAGGAGTTTAAGAGCCGGCGGGAAGAGGTGGCGATGGGTTACTCAGCAGTTCCCAAGTGCCCACCTCGCGGGCGCGGGAGGGACAGGTAAACACGGGACTCCGGCCAGAAGACTGCGAGTGGTGCGGTAGGGGCACTGGGTCTGCACGGAGACCACTGTCGGACGCGGGGCTCCCGAGCCCACCCCAGGACCAGGACTTAGGGGGCGTGGGCGTGTCGGGTCCCGTCCAGCTCTGCGCAGAAAGTAGAGGGCGGAGAGAGCTCTCGCGGTACccgcccagggcggggtagccgGTGGCCCGGGGAAAAGTAGGGACGCGGGTTAATGAGGCCAGGCGAGCGAGGGCAGCGGGGACTCCGTCGGCAGTCGGGAGGCGCCAGCGAGGGGTGTCTCGGCGACGACGCCCTCAGCACAGCTCCTAGTTACCCGAAGTCCGCGGGAGCCGGCCGGTGGCCGAGAGGCCACGGGGACACCCGGCTCGCGCGGCAGCAGCGCCTGAGGGGCGGGGGcaggcgggcggggcggggcgggggcggaggcaggcgggcggggcgggggcgcgggCGGCTGGGGGCGGGGGCAGAGGCCTCGCAGGGAGGGCGAGGAGGAGCCAAGGGGCCTAGAGGGCTTCGCCAACTGTGTGGGGCTGGCGGCCGGCCTAGACTGGCCCGAGAGGGACCCCGGTTCCCAGAACAGACCTAGGAGGCGGCCTCGAGGGCGGACGGCAGGGAGGGCCAGCATGCCCCGACTGCTGCACCCCGCCCTGCCGCTGCTCCTGGGCGCCACGCTGACCTTCCGGGCGCTCCGGCGCGCGCTCTGTCGCCTGCCCCTACCCGTGCACGTGCGCGCCGACCCCCTGCGCACCTGGCGCTGGCACAACCTGCTCGTCTCCTTCGCTCACTCCATTGTGTCGGGGATCTGGGCACTGCTGTGGTGAGTGAGCGACTGTGGAAATGAGGTGGCCAGGGGATCCTGAGCGGGGAGCCGGGGCCGGCTCTTGTGTTACTACCCCCATCGCTCACCGGCGGGCTGAGGCCACGCAGTCTCACCTGATCCCGTTTGGTATCCTATCCAACCAAAAGCCGCAGTGGCCCCAGGGGAGGGGGATCGCCCCTGGGAAACTGGAGGCTCTTGGGTTTTGCCCAGCCACTCTTAGCTTCCCAGTCAGCCACTAGCGCGAGCCCAGGCTCCCCCGGGGCTGCGAAGGGTAACCGAGAAGTTGATGGTCCTTGAGGGTGCCGAAATGCAgagcctcctcttccctcctttccagTGTATGGCAGACTCCTGACATGTTAGTGGAGATTGAGACGGCGTGGTCACTTTCTGGCTATTTGCTCGTTTGCTTCTCTGCGGGTAGGTCTTGCCCAGGAAGCGGGAGGCAAATTGGGGACAGGGAGAAGGAAGCTCAGTTCATGATCTCTTGCCCCATCCCTCCACTAGGGTATTTCATCCACGATACGGTGGACATCGTGACTAGCGGACAGACGCGAGCCTCTTGGGAATACCTTGTCCATCACGTCATGGTAAGAGAGAAGCAGACTATGTGGTATAGGCCTGGTGTCAGTAATCTAGTCTCAGCTCCGTCTTTCTGAATCTGGGAGAAGGCCGTGTTTTCTTACCACCCGCCCCCGACCTGTGTGCTACTTCTTATGCTAGGATGCTGGAGGTTGGCAGTCTGTACTTGTTCACTGAGGCCAGCAACCCATGGTTTCACTGCCTCTTTAGACTGAACATCACCCACAGCCAGCTGTGAGCAGGAATCAAAATCTAGTAATGTTGAACTAACAAAACAAAGCATCTTATCCACTATAAACTATTATTCCAGGGGGAAATTTGGGATTTTCCAGCCCTCAATCTGATACCCACACCCCCCAAACTTCCAGGAAAGCGTCTGCATCTGGGTTCCCTAACTCCTATTCTTTCTTCCCTCTAGGCCATGGGTGCCTTCTTCTCCGGCATCTTTTGGAGCAGCTTTGTCGGTGGGGGTGTCTTAACACTACTGGTGGAAGTCAGCAACATCTTCCTCACCATTCGCATGATGATGAAAATCAGTAATGCCCAGGATCATCTCCTCTACCGGGTTAACAAGTATGTGAACCTGGTCATGTACTTTCTCTTCCGCCTGGCCCCTCAGGCCTACCTCACCCATTTCTTCTTGCGTTATGTGAACCAGAGGACCCTGGGCACCTTCCTGCTGGGTATCCTGCTCATGCTGGACGTGATGATCATAATCTACTTTTCCCGCCTCCTCCGCTCTGACTTCTGCCCTGAGCATGTCCCCAAGAAGCAACACAAAGACAAGTTCTTGACTGAGTGAGAGGCACAGAGCCTGGGACAACAAAAACGGACAAGGCCAGAAACAGCTTCACATGGACACTGGGACTTAGCCCCAAGCCTGGGTGTCCTCTGAGGCCAGCCTCTCCACCTTCTGAGCCTGCGCCCACACTATTGAAAACACTAATGAAAGTACTCCTCTGAAGTCCTTGTCCTTTATTGGGCAAGGGGTGAGGGAAGCAGACAGACCGGTTGGACATAGTAGATGGGTGTGTGAGGACAAAATGCTACCAGAGAGCCAGCCAATCCACACTCCCCTGAAATGGATGCTAACACCCTTCAAACCCTGGGCATTGGTTTCATACACAGCCTCTTCCAGGGATAAAAGGGGTTCTTGTACAGCTTGTTACCCTCAACCATGGAGGCAAGTTCTGAGTTCTGGTTTTCCTAGGACACTAACTCTAGTCACAAAGATCTCTGGAGTGATCATACATGGTGGAGTGGCAGGGTGAGGTATTTCAAAAGGATAACTAGAACAGGAGTCTTGCCCAAGCCCTGtcatgtcagtgtgtgtgtgtggcctccCAGCCCAACCAGAAATTGACAGACAGGCATGTATATGgtgaaaagatatatatatatattcagaattaGGCAGCTGGACTCAGTTTAGATGATcccaatctgaaaaacaaaagggAGCCTCGTTACTGGACTTGAAATATGAAGATTAAGCTGGAATGTTATTTTTAGAAAGCAAAATGAGGAATGTGAGGATAAGGTTTGTCAAGGATAGGGGTGCAGTCAGTTAATTATGACTAATCAGCAAAGATCAGGCTTTGGTCGCTAACATATGCATCATTTGCACCCAAGGGGTGAGCATTAAGGGGTTTGTAGGAAGGAAACTTACTTTGTTGGCAACATCCAAAGCATCGTAATCAGGAGCCAGTCGAACAtatgccttcttctctccatcaGGCCTAGGGTAGAGAAGGAAGCCTTAGTCCCTGCCACCCTCAACTGCCCCCAcaccctcccccttcctcctccagtCCTCCGGCACTTCAGTGGTTCCTTTGTTCATGTCATTCTTTTCCAATAATGATTTTTCCATCATTAGCCCAGAGGACACCATGAAGCCACAAAGCCAATTCTCTTATGGGAAACACCACAGGCCACATTAAGACTTAAACCAAGGTAATCTGCCACGTGTCGCACTCTAGTTGCCTTTCCCAATAGAAGTAGGGACCCAGAAAATGAGCACCAACCCCCAATCAAGTCCTAGAAAGCATTGCCTCAGGTCCACACAAAGGTCTGTAACTAAGGCAGCCTGTAATTCCTGCCTCAAGGCTCACACACACTGCTAAACCTACACCAAGTTTAAGTCAAGGAACCTTTTTCCCCTGCTGAAAGGTccaggggaatttttttttaaaaaagggcctTGCttggttgctcaggctggagtacaatggggcAATCATGGGtgattcctggcctcaagagatcctcctgcatAGCTCGGACTACACGTGTAGTCCTGCATTACCAGGACTACCTAAACATCAAAAAGCTTCATGAAATGCAGGTTTTTTTGGCTCCAGACTGCTGGTCCAGCCTGCTCCCCATCCCTTGAGGCCCAACTCACCGAATCAGGGTGTTGACCTTGGCCACATCAATGTCATACAGCTTCTTCACAGCCTGTTTAATCTGGTGCTTGTTGGCTTTAACATCCACAATGAACACAAGTGTGTTGTTGTCTTCTATCTTCTTCATGGCAGACTCAGTGGTCAGCGGAAACTTGATGATAGCATAGTGGTCAAGCCTGGGAGAGGCAAAATGGGGTCACCTGGCCTGGGCCCATTCTTTTGGAGCCCAGAGCCAGGAGAGCCTAGGTGCATCAGACAACGAGGTACCAATCACTTTGTTCAGACTTTGGTCGCTTTACAGTGTCATCATCTGCACCCTGAAATCTAAGGGCCTGAAGCCCCAATCCCAGGGGCAGAACGttgtgcattttctttctcttgaaggGCTCTTACAACCTCAAGTGATTAAAGAATCATctttgggccaggtgtgctggctcatggctgtattcccagcactttgggaggctgaggcaggctgatcacgaggtcaagagatcgtgaccatcctggccaacatggtgaaactccctctcaactaaaaatacaaaaattagctgggcgtggtggtgcacgcctgtagtccgagctactcaagaggctgaggcaggagaatcgggccaGAGgcaaattccctttttttttttttttttttttttgagacagagtctcgcttcgcccaggctggagtgcagtgacaggatcttggctcgctgcaagctccgcttcctgggttcacaccattctcctgcttcagcctgggactacaggtagcctgggactacaggtagccTGGgactcagtagctgggactacaggtagccTGGgactcagtagctgggactagcggcgcctgccaccacgcccggctaattttttttgtatttttagtagagacggggtttcaccgtgttagccaggatggtctcgatctcctgatctcgtgatccgcccgcctcagcctcccaaagtgctgggattacaggcgtgagccaccgcgcccggccagccagGAGCAAATTCTTATGCACAGCTGAGGTTAAGCCACAGCAGTGGCTTAAGCACAACTGTAACACAGCTTTCCCCATTTAAAGTCACACTTGATTCTAGGTCCAGCTTGGTGGCGGGAGGGGCAGGAAGACAGTCTGTGAACTGCTTTCCTATATGAACACAATCCACTTTTTCTGTTAAGAAAGAGTAGAAGCAGCAAAAACCTATTGGTACTAACTACTACCATGGCTCTACTCAAATCTGTGCTCCCTAAAAAGTCAGTTATTACCGATAGCTCAAATACTCAAGTGTCCAACCTTCTGCCCATTTCCCCCCAACTGTTCCTTGAGCAGTATGAAAATTCGggaaaatgaatggaaagaagCTTCTATACACCGCAGCAGGACATAACTGCCAAATACAGATAATGGAATCCCCATTATCAATCAAGAATCAATCCACGTTCTCACTCTCAAGGATTGTTCCCTATAGCAGTAGGAGCTATGAGCAAGGAATCTCTGTATTCTACTTTATACTCCCCCCAAAATAAGTTTTCAAACCGTGACCACATGTGAAGCAATAATTAACCTAACAAATTTTGAGAgactcagggtttttttttttttgagacggagtttcactcttattgcccaggctggaatgcaatggtacgatctctgctcaccgcaacctccacttcccgggttcaagcgattctcctgcctcagcctcccgcgagtagctgggattacagacatgcgccaccatgcccggcgaattttctatttttaatagacgcggggtttctccatgtcactcaggctggtctcaaacccctgacctcaagtgatccgcccccccccggcctcccaaagtgctgggattacagacgtgagccaccgcgcccggcctctgggCTGATCCTGCCAGTTTTGTAAATGCAGCAGAAACAATCTCCTCATACTTCCAATTAGAGAAGCACACTGGACACAATTTGTGTTTGAGAAACCATCACGCAGAGTGAGTGAATTTCCAAATTACCAATGGAGAATACCCAAATCTTTTCATGGGTACAGGGGGCAGTACTGACTTGTTTCTCCTGGGAGCGCTCTTCCGAGGATATTTGGGCTGTCTCCGGAGTCGCAGTGTCTTCGGCCGCCGGAAGGTGGGTGACGTGCGGATCTTCTTCTTTTTGTGGCTGTGGACACCTTTCAACACTGCCTTCTTGGCCTTTAAAGCCTTCGCTTTGGCTTCAGCTTTAGGAGGGGCAGGAGctgggagaaaaggaaagaaaacgtGGGTGCGGGATTTAGAAATCGGTCACTTCCGGCCCCAAGAACTGCAGTGGGCGACCCTGGCCACAGGTGCATCAGTGGTTCCTTTGAAGACATCACAAGTGTCAGGAGATTAAAACTTTTCCATCATATGCACGATACCAGAGGCGAAAGCGACCAACTCTAAGTAACTCCAGGGATACGACTATGAAACAAAGTAGCACTGAATGAACGCTTGATACTTTCCAGAAAATGTCCTACGAATTTTACACATACCCCATCGCAAAACCACGCTGCGGAGAGATGGGCGGGTAATGTAGCCCGGTTGAACATGAACCAGAAGGAAAATGGTTAAAGCTGAGGGCACTAATTCCTTACAGGCCCGGGGACATGGAGCTCCAACCAGTGAATGCGTGTAGCTTCCCAGAGCCGAATGTCTGGCCCTCCCTGGCGGATGATGCCTGCCGCGTTGCCCCCCACCAACTCCCTCTACCGGAACTCAGCCCACGAGGCTGGGCCCACGCGGCCCACGTATACTGCAGTGTGTCCGAAACGCAGGGAACAGCCCCGGGGCAGAGCCCTCAGGGCTTAGCCCAGCAGCCGTGTTCCCAATTCGTTCGCTCTGCGGCGCGGCAATCCCCGGTAAACCAGCTGCGGCCCCATCACACACACCTTCCTTCTTCGCTTTCGGCGCCATCTTGTGAAAAGGGTCTCCAATGCCCGTTCCCACGGGCTTATAGCGCCAAAGAGCACTAAAGACTCGCGATGCTTTGTACTTAGAGCTGATTGGGTAATTTGCAGAGCGGCGCCCTCTGGGAACGGTAGTtaggtttaatttctttttcgtgCGTGAACAAACATGCGCCACTCCTCCCCTCAAAGGCACTAAAGCTTCATGGGggttgtagtttttttttttgtttgttttgtttttttttttgagcgctctgtcgcccag contains the following coding sequences:
- the TLCD1 gene encoding TLC domain-containing protein 1 isoform X2: MGYSAVPKCPPRGRGRDSVWQTPDMLVEIETAWSLSGYLLVCFSAGYFIHDTVDIVTSGQTRASWEYLVHHVMAMGAFFSGIFWSSFVGGGVLTLLVEVSNIFLTIRMMMKISNAQDHLLYRVNKYVNLVMYFLFRLAPQAYLTHFFLRYVNQRTLGTFLLGILLMLDVMIIIYFSRLLRSDFCPEHVPKKQHKDKFLTE
- the RPL23A gene encoding large ribosomal subunit protein uL23 gives rise to the protein MAPKAKKEAPAPPKAEAKAKALKAKKAVLKGVHSHKKKKIRTSPTFRRPKTLRLRRQPKYPRKSAPRRNKLDHYAIIKFPLTTESAMKKIEDNNTLVFIVDVKANKHQIKQAVKKLYDIDVAKVNTLIRPDGEKKAYVRLAPDYDALDVANKIGII
- the TLCD1 gene encoding TLC domain-containing protein 1 isoform X1, with amino-acid sequence MPRLLHPALPLLLGATLTFRALRRALCRLPLPVHVRADPLRTWRWHNLLVSFAHSIVSGIWALLCVWQTPDMLVEIETAWSLSGYLLVCFSAGYFIHDTVDIVTSGQTRASWEYLVHHVMAMGAFFSGIFWSSFVGGGVLTLLVEVSNIFLTIRMMMKISNAQDHLLYRVNKYVNLVMYFLFRLAPQAYLTHFFLRYVNQRTLGTFLLGILLMLDVMIIIYFSRLLRSDFCPEHVPKKQHKDKFLTE